In Sphingobacterium thalpophilum, a genomic segment contains:
- a CDS encoding ISL3 family transposase — MNASKLVFSDDGDNFRIISVDNQQDVLVVYVQSTTRSAVCPNCCITSKRIHSYYTRKIADLPVFGKTSRIILRSRKFYCHQDECPFKIFTERFESHFRPYKRRTERLESKIRQLGLLAGGRPAQRICTILSIPTSDTTILRLIEKSDFSPAKGVTAIGVDDWAYKKRKSYGSILVNLHTGKVIDLLPDREQETLRKWLQERPEIEVMSRDRYSNYQKAITLGAPQSIQVTDRWHLLKNLSEAVQKVLIRHYSKATALLANKQLRVDDQQIAENQSSLSENRSSPDSAHGGIRLKRFEQLKELQKKGYSIRAMARHLCMHRQTVKNYLDMETLPRKSQCKINPLEKFFTHIKKRMEEEPSILITTLWQELRTQGYKGAYSTFSEGLKFYGIRVGKKAGFTKELPNHGAATFKPSSAAIWFLSDQQNLWDDQRNIIRELCKSSKELNKTFILVQSFRKIMAEKSGDTKLREWIEKSSTSGLKEIASFAKGLLADCPAVENALTLPWSNGPVEGNVNRLKMIKRQMYGRAGFDLLRKRVLYAPS; from the coding sequence ATGAATGCATCAAAACTTGTTTTTTCGGACGATGGTGATAACTTTAGGATTATATCAGTAGATAACCAGCAAGATGTACTGGTAGTTTATGTGCAGAGTACTACCCGAAGTGCTGTCTGCCCAAACTGCTGCATCACTTCGAAAAGAATCCACAGCTATTACACCCGCAAGATCGCAGACCTTCCTGTCTTTGGTAAAACTTCCAGAATTATTCTTCGCTCTCGTAAATTTTATTGTCATCAAGACGAATGTCCGTTCAAAATATTCACCGAGAGGTTCGAGAGTCATTTCAGGCCATATAAACGGAGGACTGAGCGTCTGGAAAGTAAGATCAGACAACTTGGGCTTCTTGCCGGAGGAAGGCCTGCTCAGCGGATTTGTACCATATTGTCGATACCCACTAGCGATACGACTATACTACGGTTGATTGAAAAAAGCGATTTTTCACCAGCAAAAGGTGTAACCGCCATTGGCGTAGACGATTGGGCTTACAAAAAAAGGAAAAGTTACGGTAGTATTTTGGTCAATCTCCACACAGGGAAAGTGATAGATCTATTACCAGACCGTGAACAGGAGACATTGCGTAAATGGCTACAGGAACGTCCAGAGATTGAAGTAATGAGCCGGGATAGATACAGTAACTATCAAAAAGCAATTACTTTGGGTGCTCCCCAATCTATCCAGGTCACCGATCGTTGGCACTTGTTGAAAAATTTAAGTGAGGCGGTACAGAAAGTTTTGATTAGGCATTACAGCAAAGCCACAGCTTTGTTGGCCAATAAGCAGTTGCGGGTTGACGATCAACAAATAGCTGAAAATCAAAGCTCACTATCTGAAAACAGAAGCTCTCCGGATTCAGCTCATGGCGGGATCCGCTTAAAGCGGTTTGAGCAACTGAAGGAATTACAGAAAAAAGGATATTCCATACGTGCCATGGCACGGCATCTGTGCATGCACAGACAAACCGTCAAAAACTATCTGGACATGGAGACCTTGCCCCGGAAATCTCAATGCAAGATTAATCCGCTTGAAAAATTCTTTACGCATATAAAAAAGCGTATGGAGGAAGAGCCGAGCATATTGATCACCACATTGTGGCAGGAGCTCAGAACCCAAGGATATAAGGGAGCCTATTCAACTTTCTCAGAAGGCTTGAAATTCTATGGGATCCGAGTGGGCAAAAAAGCTGGGTTCACTAAAGAATTACCGAATCATGGTGCAGCAACTTTTAAACCATCATCAGCGGCGATATGGTTTCTGTCAGATCAACAAAATCTGTGGGATGACCAACGGAATATCATCCGCGAATTATGCAAATCCTCCAAAGAGCTGAATAAGACTTTTATCCTAGTGCAATCCTTCCGTAAAATAATGGCTGAGAAGTCGGGCGATACAAAATTGAGGGAGTGGATCGAGAAATCAAGCACCTCGGGACTAAAAGAAATAGCATCATTCGCAAAAGGACTGCTCGCCGATTGCCCCGCTGTTGAAAATGCGCTCACCTTACCATGGAGTAATGGTCCCGTGGAAGGAAACGTGAACCGACTGAAAATGATTAAGAGGCAGATGTATGGTAGAGCGGGGTTTGACTTATTGAGGAAACGTGTATTATACGCTCCGTCTTGA
- a CDS encoding LTA synthase family protein — MLNLKNIAFLLLIILFAAAPLTFISRFKLKNAYAGAILIILGLILVILPVKFTFNVDDKNEFYSHASVSKWRYFLNTNFKNYMDDHFEWANKWNDSNKENINDFGMYPFLRSEETKDFLGSYFNKADRPPNLVFLIIEGLGNAYSSPNGYIGNFTPFLHSLRDKSLNWENCLSTSGRTFSVLPSILGSLPFSRNGFLEQNEYPLHFNLNNIFKHNGFETGFFYGGDASFDNMKKYMEFNKVDNLIDLTSFEEPYKKLPAQNGESWGYDDQAVLDKVLKTTLDANKPYMNTVLTLSTHSPFLINDQEYFDKQVDIRIKELNLSADNAKLAISYKKQLASVMNIDHALKTFFDTYQKRSDFSNTIFVITGDHSMPEIVLQNKLDRYHVPLIIYSPLIKSSKSFKNIVSHFDLAPSLMAYYRTQYGLKTPLQITWNGKGLDVGASANGYGIPIMQSKTQQEDFVYAGYHISNNQLFKINDHLSEESDMSKSTSTMLKERFDIFKRKNQKLISNSALLPDSVYHNFFSN; from the coding sequence ATGTTAAACTTAAAAAATATAGCATTTCTTCTTTTAATTATATTGTTTGCCGCTGCTCCATTAACTTTTATTAGTCGATTCAAATTAAAAAACGCATATGCAGGAGCTATACTCATTATTTTAGGATTGATATTAGTCATTTTACCCGTTAAATTTACCTTTAATGTGGATGATAAAAATGAATTCTATTCGCACGCCTCAGTAAGTAAATGGAGATATTTCTTAAACACGAATTTTAAGAATTATATGGATGATCACTTCGAATGGGCCAATAAATGGAACGACAGCAATAAAGAAAACATAAACGATTTTGGGATGTATCCCTTTCTGAGATCAGAAGAAACAAAAGACTTTCTAGGAAGTTACTTTAACAAAGCTGATCGCCCACCCAATTTAGTATTTTTAATCATTGAAGGCCTAGGGAATGCATATAGCTCTCCCAATGGTTACATTGGTAATTTTACACCATTTCTGCATTCTTTAAGGGACAAATCTCTTAACTGGGAGAATTGCCTAAGTACCTCAGGAAGAACTTTCTCTGTATTACCATCCATTCTAGGTTCTCTTCCTTTCTCACGGAATGGATTTTTAGAACAAAACGAATATCCACTTCACTTTAATCTTAATAACATATTTAAACACAATGGTTTTGAAACAGGATTTTTTTACGGAGGAGATGCCTCATTTGATAATATGAAAAAATATATGGAGTTCAATAAGGTGGATAATTTAATCGATTTGACATCTTTTGAAGAACCATATAAAAAATTGCCTGCTCAAAACGGGGAAAGTTGGGGTTATGACGACCAAGCTGTATTAGATAAAGTGCTCAAGACAACCTTAGATGCAAATAAACCTTATATGAATACGGTACTAACTTTGTCAACCCACAGCCCATTTCTTATTAATGATCAAGAATATTTTGATAAACAGGTTGACATTAGAATTAAAGAGCTAAATCTGAGTGCAGATAATGCAAAATTGGCTATTTCATACAAAAAGCAACTAGCCTCGGTAATGAACATAGACCACGCGTTAAAAACTTTCTTTGACACCTATCAAAAAAGATCAGATTTTTCAAATACTATTTTTGTCATTACAGGAGATCATAGTATGCCTGAAATTGTATTACAAAACAAACTAGATAGATACCACGTTCCTCTAATTATATATTCACCGTTAATAAAATCAAGCAAATCGTTTAAAAACATAGTCAGTCACTTTGATCTAGCCCCCTCGTTAATGGCTTACTACCGCACGCAATATGGATTAAAAACTCCTTTACAAATAACCTGGAATGGTAAAGGATTAGATGTAGGTGCCTCTGCTAATGGTTACGGAATCCCAATTATGCAAAGTAAAACTCAACAAGAAGATTTTGTATATGCAGGATATCATATTTCAAATAATCAACTTTTTAAAATTAATGACCATCTTAGTGAGGAGAGTGATATGAGCAAATCTACTTCAACCATGCTTAAAGAGCGATTTGATATTTTTAAAAGGAAGAATCAAAAATTGATATCTAACAGTGCACTATTACCAGATTCAGTATATCATAATTTTTTTAGTAATTAG
- a CDS encoding IS1595 family transposase yields MVGNKEKELSLFDFQSQFSSDADCLAYLSALKWQDGYKCKKCGYGSFCKGIKEHDRQCNRCRYLESPTAGTLFHKVKFPLVKAFYAVYFISTNKKGIASTELGRKLGIKQKVAWLFKRKEMKAMESSGKFPLRGVVEVDETFVGGQDENSKGRKKGKKKLVVVAIEKKGNGVSRFYAKVIDKADAINLGSFMKQNIEPQAKVTTDKWTGYKPILKDFENMERVKSGKKGENFPELHRVIMTFKSWLRGMYHHVGDLQEYINEYTYRFNRSFMKGNIFDNLVYRMICHKPEQYNMIIA; encoded by the coding sequence ATGGTAGGCAATAAAGAAAAAGAGTTGAGTTTGTTCGATTTTCAGTCGCAATTTAGCAGTGATGCTGATTGTTTAGCTTATTTATCGGCTTTGAAATGGCAAGATGGTTACAAATGTAAGAAATGTGGTTACGGGAGTTTTTGCAAGGGAATAAAAGAGCATGACCGTCAGTGCAATCGCTGCCGTTATTTGGAATCTCCTACAGCAGGCACCCTATTCCATAAGGTTAAGTTTCCTTTAGTTAAAGCCTTTTACGCAGTATACTTCATAAGTACAAACAAAAAGGGTATTGCCAGTACCGAGCTTGGCAGGAAGTTAGGGATCAAGCAAAAAGTAGCATGGTTATTCAAACGCAAAGAGATGAAAGCGATGGAGAGCAGCGGTAAATTTCCTTTGCGTGGAGTTGTGGAAGTTGACGAAACATTTGTTGGCGGTCAGGATGAAAATTCCAAAGGACGTAAAAAAGGAAAGAAGAAGCTTGTGGTGGTTGCTATAGAAAAGAAAGGCAACGGAGTTTCGCGCTTTTACGCCAAGGTGATAGACAAAGCCGATGCGATCAACTTAGGTAGCTTCATGAAGCAAAACATAGAGCCACAGGCTAAGGTGACCACCGACAAATGGACAGGTTATAAGCCGATATTGAAAGATTTCGAAAATATGGAGCGTGTCAAATCTGGTAAGAAAGGTGAGAACTTCCCAGAACTACACAGGGTTATCATGACCTTTAAAAGCTGGTTGAGAGGAATGTACCATCACGTTGGAGATCTACAGGAATATATTAATGAATATACCTATCGATTCAACAGAAGTTTTATGAAAGGGAATATTTTTGACAACCTAGTATATCGGATGATCTGCCATAAACCAGAACAATATAATATGATTATTGCTTAA
- a CDS encoding glycosyltransferase, producing the protein MIDFSHIIYEIVVWLFLIYSTMIFLIYSWVGIYAFGALRTYTDLNQYTDYKLIATNPNAPAFSIIAPAYNEGMTIVDNVRSLLSLYYNNLEIIIVNDGSKDDSIEKLVQAYNLELVNFDLVEVIPTKEIKGIYKSKNPAFKKLIVVDKHNGGKADALNVGINVSKGKYIVCIDVDCILEQDALLKLAKPFMDQTDERVIACGGVIRLANNCKIVNGKVVEVNLPKKWLGRFQALEYIRAFVLGRMAWSRASGLILISGAFGAFDKDLVLKCGGYDPKTVGEDMELVVRMRRYMEEQNLKYKVLNISDPLCWTEVPESIDILKKQRNRWMRGTIETLWKHRKLMFNPKYGKLGMVSIPYWFFFEFLGPLVEFLGYCIFIIFLILGIINWPFFFTLFILVVASGILYSIYAILLDLMSHQVYTKRKDLLILIGTAILEPFFFHGRVVMAGVSGLKDYFRKQHSWGEMTRQGFQQSQENESAWSKIKATIVWSLRNYTPIAFVFMLLYMANVGLEAYWYNTKFQEQIYSAIYFNLLTYSFKQ; encoded by the coding sequence ATGATTGATTTTTCGCATATTATATATGAAATTGTAGTATGGTTATTTCTCATATACTCTACAATGATATTTTTGATATACTCATGGGTAGGGATTTATGCCTTTGGAGCACTCAGGACATATACAGATCTTAACCAATATACAGACTATAAACTAATTGCTACTAACCCAAATGCACCTGCTTTTAGCATAATTGCACCAGCCTACAATGAAGGTATGACAATTGTCGATAATGTAAGGTCATTGCTCTCGCTATATTACAACAATTTAGAAATAATAATAGTAAATGATGGCAGTAAAGATGATTCCATCGAAAAATTAGTACAAGCTTACAACCTAGAGCTCGTAAACTTTGATTTAGTGGAAGTTATACCTACTAAGGAGATTAAAGGCATATACAAAAGTAAAAATCCTGCATTCAAAAAACTTATAGTTGTTGATAAACACAATGGTGGAAAAGCTGATGCACTAAACGTTGGAATTAATGTATCAAAAGGTAAATATATTGTATGCATTGACGTTGATTGTATATTAGAACAAGATGCACTGTTAAAATTGGCTAAACCCTTTATGGACCAAACTGACGAGCGGGTCATAGCATGTGGAGGTGTAATCCGTCTAGCTAACAATTGTAAAATTGTTAACGGGAAAGTGGTTGAAGTTAATTTACCAAAAAAATGGTTAGGAAGATTCCAAGCTCTAGAATATATACGCGCATTTGTATTGGGAAGGATGGCCTGGTCACGTGCTTCAGGACTAATTTTAATATCAGGTGCATTTGGCGCTTTTGATAAAGATTTAGTATTAAAATGTGGCGGATATGATCCTAAGACAGTCGGCGAAGATATGGAACTCGTTGTAAGAATGAGACGATATATGGAGGAGCAGAATTTGAAATATAAAGTGCTAAACATATCTGACCCCCTATGTTGGACTGAAGTACCAGAATCCATTGATATTTTGAAAAAACAGCGTAACCGTTGGATGAGAGGAACTATAGAAACACTATGGAAACATCGTAAACTTATGTTTAACCCAAAATATGGAAAATTAGGTATGGTAAGTATACCGTACTGGTTCTTTTTTGAGTTCCTGGGCCCTTTGGTTGAATTTTTAGGATACTGCATTTTTATTATATTCCTAATATTGGGAATAATCAATTGGCCTTTCTTTTTTACCTTATTTATTTTAGTAGTAGCATCAGGAATATTATATTCAATTTATGCGATTCTACTTGATTTAATGTCACATCAAGTTTATACTAAAAGAAAAGACTTATTAATATTAATAGGTACGGCCATACTTGAACCGTTCTTTTTTCATGGAAGAGTAGTAATGGCTGGAGTTTCAGGTTTAAAAGACTATTTCCGAAAACAGCACAGTTGGGGAGAGATGACTAGACAAGGCTTCCAACAATCTCAGGAAAATGAAAGTGCATGGTCTAAAATCAAAGCCACAATTGTTTGGTCCTTGAGGAATTATACTCCTATTGCATTTGTATTTATGCTTCTTTATATGGCCAATGTAGGATTGGAAGCTTACTGGTATAATACAAAATTTCAAGAACAAATCTATTCTGCTATATATTTCAATTTATTGACCTATTCCTTTAAGCAATAA
- a CDS encoding response regulator has product MKILLAEDDELILRTIEHKLKNEGYEVILCRNGKEAIDQILEAKPDLIVTDIMMPFASGIEILSAIQEHNLYTNVIVLSSLGQEDVVEEAFLLGAADFMVKPFNPNELVLRIKRLLRLK; this is encoded by the coding sequence ATGAAAATTTTATTAGCAGAAGACGACGAATTAATTTTAAGAACTATCGAACATAAATTGAAAAATGAAGGGTATGAAGTCATTTTATGTAGAAATGGTAAAGAGGCGATAGATCAAATATTAGAGGCTAAACCAGATTTAATTGTAACAGATATTATGATGCCGTTTGCCTCTGGAATTGAAATTCTTTCCGCAATTCAGGAGCATAATTTATATACTAATGTAATTGTATTATCTTCTTTAGGTCAAGAAGATGTTGTGGAAGAAGCCTTTTTGTTAGGTGCAGCTGATTTTATGGTAAAACCATTTAATCCAAATGAGCTCGTATTAAGAATAAAGAGATTACTACGTTTGAAATAA
- a CDS encoding PAS domain S-box protein — protein sequence MKMFPIPHNEIDRISRLRDYELLGLGKDAEFDIFAQSATLITGCAVSLIALMEDDVQRIQSCIGLEIDTVERQNTVCQYTIMSKNALIITDTAKDPRTANNPLINAAGIKFYAGVPIIDEDDIVLGTICVIDYKPKNLTEDQISSLHLLAKAVSQLYTRKKKDLESGYYKNMYEQTQNMICVLDYDLNIKQANPVFHKLFLTAYRPSNSFKNFVDVINSDSEKINQAISNSIKNGKSSKQSISIIDNKILQIEWAFKYNSKFKEFFVFGRDITEESEERKKLETSERKFRNFFENSIGLTCLHDLEGNIIKINEKGCQLLGYNVQDVIGKNIIDFIPEDRKEYLDAYLKNITQKNQTSGIISFVSKSGDKLYFLYHNTLEKDTEDSPYVASTSFNITEQRKLELELRRTKELLEQTNAVAQVGGWKINMENEKIQFSDSAESIFNLQKDSISNLLQWENHFDEESKSTLRKALNHAIESIQGFDIELKLKQKKSESIWIRLKGIPECKNGKCSRIYGIIQNIDKSKRLYLEIEKKEAMLRTFVKFVPASVAMFNHNFDFLFYSNEWHKEFGINLKRIKDKNLFSLFPNLPEERKNIYLNALKGITYKNSNERIQFREDEEPKHLNWEVRPWYISKNIVGGIIIFAQNISSYIKINKELVEARKVAELANNAKSEFLANMSHEIRTPLNGIIGFSELLMRTQIDNNQLQYLKCQNFIGDDDFKIFFMDLIVTELNKTIETLKDCEKDNNVEELRHILHKLKGSASTIGMNKLANKVSKYEDLILLNTLKDVDYNDIITEINTSLKKLEDL from the coding sequence ATGAAAATGTTTCCTATTCCTCATAATGAAATTGATAGAATTAGCCGACTTCGTGATTACGAACTGTTAGGATTAGGTAAAGATGCAGAATTTGATATCTTCGCTCAGTCAGCAACATTAATCACAGGATGCGCTGTTTCATTGATTGCGCTGATGGAAGACGATGTTCAACGTATACAAAGTTGTATTGGATTAGAAATAGACACAGTTGAAAGACAAAATACTGTATGTCAATATACAATAATGAGCAAAAATGCTCTTATAATTACAGACACTGCAAAAGATCCCAGAACAGCGAATAACCCCCTAATTAATGCCGCTGGAATTAAGTTTTATGCTGGAGTTCCAATAATAGATGAAGACGATATTGTACTAGGAACAATTTGCGTTATCGACTATAAACCTAAAAATCTTACCGAAGATCAGATATCATCTTTACACCTTTTAGCAAAGGCCGTCAGCCAGCTTTATACTCGAAAGAAAAAAGATCTAGAATCTGGGTATTATAAAAATATGTATGAACAAACGCAAAATATGATTTGCGTTCTGGATTATGATTTAAATATTAAACAAGCAAATCCAGTATTTCATAAATTATTTTTGACGGCTTACAGGCCCAGTAATAGTTTTAAAAATTTCGTTGATGTGATAAATAGCGACAGCGAAAAAATAAACCAAGCTATATCTAATAGTATTAAAAACGGCAAAAGCAGCAAACAATCTATTAGTATTATAGATAATAAGATATTACAAATAGAATGGGCTTTTAAATATAACAGCAAATTTAAGGAGTTCTTTGTCTTCGGCAGAGACATAACGGAAGAAAGTGAAGAACGAAAAAAACTTGAAACCTCAGAGCGTAAGTTCAGAAATTTTTTTGAAAACAGTATTGGCCTTACATGTTTACATGACCTAGAAGGAAACATCATTAAAATTAATGAAAAAGGATGTCAACTCCTTGGGTATAATGTCCAAGATGTTATTGGAAAAAACATTATAGACTTTATACCAGAGGATAGAAAGGAGTACTTAGATGCATATCTAAAAAATATTACGCAAAAAAATCAAACCTCCGGAATAATTTCCTTTGTATCAAAGTCCGGGGATAAGCTTTACTTTCTATACCACAACACCTTAGAAAAGGATACTGAAGACTCTCCATATGTAGCGAGTACTTCCTTTAATATTACCGAGCAGAGAAAGCTTGAACTTGAATTGAGACGCACTAAAGAGTTATTAGAACAAACGAATGCTGTAGCTCAAGTTGGAGGATGGAAAATCAATATGGAAAATGAAAAAATTCAATTTTCCGATTCCGCTGAGAGTATTTTTAACCTTCAAAAAGATTCAATTTCCAACTTACTACAGTGGGAAAATCATTTTGATGAAGAGTCTAAATCAACACTTCGAAAAGCATTAAACCACGCCATTGAATCAATACAGGGTTTTGATATCGAATTAAAACTAAAACAAAAAAAATCGGAATCGATCTGGATTCGTCTTAAAGGTATACCTGAATGTAAAAATGGTAAATGTTCCCGTATATATGGCATTATTCAGAACATTGATAAAAGTAAAAGACTCTATTTAGAAATAGAAAAAAAAGAAGCTATGTTGCGCACATTTGTGAAGTTTGTTCCTGCATCTGTAGCAATGTTTAACCATAATTTTGATTTCTTATTCTACAGTAATGAGTGGCATAAGGAATTTGGAATTAACTTGAAAAGAATTAAGGATAAGAATCTGTTTTCACTTTTTCCAAATCTACCTGAAGAACGAAAAAATATATATTTAAATGCCCTAAAAGGCATTACTTACAAAAATTCTAACGAACGTATTCAATTTAGAGAAGACGAAGAACCAAAACACTTAAATTGGGAAGTTAGACCATGGTATATATCTAAAAACATTGTAGGAGGTATTATAATATTTGCTCAAAATATTTCCTCTTATATAAAAATTAATAAAGAATTAGTAGAAGCTAGAAAAGTGGCTGAATTAGCTAATAATGCAAAATCAGAATTTCTAGCGAATATGAGTCATGAAATTCGCACACCGCTTAACGGTATAATTGGTTTTTCGGAATTATTAATGCGGACCCAGATTGATAACAACCAATTACAGTATCTGAAATGTCAAAATTTTATTGGAGATGATGATTTTAAGATCTTCTTTATGGACTTGATAGTTACTGAATTAAATAAGACCATAGAAACATTAAAGGATTGTGAAAAAGACAACAACGTAGAAGAGTTAAGACATATACTTCACAAACTTAAAGGTTCGGCATCAACGATTGGAATGAATAAATTAGCGAATAAGGTATCAAAATACGAAGATCTTATCCTCTTAAACACTTTGAAAGATGTTGATTATAATGACATTATAACAGAAATAAATACAAGTTTAAAAAAACTTGAGGATCTATAA
- a CDS encoding YaiO family outer membrane beta-barrel protein encodes MSEIDINYDFTHFDKQFEDNWHILGVGYKRATSFGSILFKANYANKFADNGLQFEIEAYPRINKIFYLYLGAGYSENVGIFPKYRTGVSLYANLPQSFEGEIGYRQLYFSNNIWLYTASIGKYYQNLWFNLRTYLSPDSENISHSYTGTVRYYLKGANDYFGVQVGTGISPEENRNNLFIEDSFKLKTYKIGANYNFSIQKRNLINISATYFNQEYKPLEKGNQYDLSIGFSRIF; translated from the coding sequence ATCTCCGAAATAGACATTAACTATGATTTCACGCACTTTGATAAACAATTTGAGGACAACTGGCATATCCTAGGAGTTGGCTATAAGAGAGCTACATCCTTTGGATCAATATTATTTAAGGCAAATTACGCTAATAAATTTGCTGATAACGGCTTGCAGTTTGAAATAGAAGCTTACCCTAGAATCAACAAAATTTTCTATTTATACCTCGGCGCTGGCTATTCTGAAAATGTTGGAATATTTCCAAAATATAGAACTGGTGTTTCCCTATACGCCAACTTACCTCAAAGCTTTGAGGGTGAAATAGGATACCGACAATTGTATTTTTCAAACAATATATGGCTATATACAGCATCTATAGGAAAATATTACCAAAATTTATGGTTTAACCTAAGAACCTACCTTTCACCCGATAGCGAAAACATTTCACACTCTTATACGGGAACTGTACGCTATTATTTAAAAGGTGCCAACGATTATTTTGGTGTTCAAGTTGGTACCGGAATTAGTCCTGAAGAAAATAGAAACAATTTATTCATTGAAGATTCCTTCAAATTAAAAACGTATAAAATAGGCGCTAACTATAATTTCTCCATCCAAAAAAGAAACTTGATAAATATATCGGCTACATACTTTAATCAAGAATATAAACCTTTAGAGAAAGGTAATCAGTATGATTTAAGTATTGGCTTTAGTAGAATATTTTAA